The Streptomyces sp. NBC_00510 genomic interval GACAGCCGGGGGCGCGGTCCGGCGAGGCCCAGCACATGGGTGTGCGGGTCGCGCAGGTCGACGGTGAACGGCACGGCGGGCAGCGTCCGGAAGCCGTCCTCGGCGGTCAGGTCGGCGGTGCCGAGCCGGACCGTGAGCAGGTCGGGATGGCCGAGGGCGCGCTCCCACAGCCGCGGGCCCGGCCCGAGCGCGGTGAGCAGGACGGCCGCGGGATCGGGCCAGCGCTCGCGCAGCGCGGCGGCGTCGGCCTGGTCGTACGTCGTCCCGCCGCCCCCGGGGCCGTCGGCGCCCGGGGCGCCGCGTCCGGCCGCCAGGCGCCTGGCCCAGCCCCCTATGGCCCCGGCCATCCGGCTGCCGGCCTCCGCGGCCTTCCCGCCGCCGCGGCGGCCCTGGGGCAGCGCGACCGTGCGGGTCTGCTCGGACAGGCCGCGCTGCGGGGTGTCCCGTCGGGCCGGGGTGCCCGGTGCGCCCTCCGCCGGCCCCGGTCCGGGCGCGGGAGCGGCGAGGGCGTCCACGCCGACGTTCCCGGCGCCGGTGCCGGTGGTCGTCGGACCGTCGGCGGGCACCGCGTCCCGGGCGGCGGGCCGCTCCCCGGTGCCGTCGGCGGGACGGGCGGGACGCCAGGTCGCCACGGGGCCGCTGTCCGGCCAGGAGGTCGGGGGGAGGGACACCTGGAGGTGCCCCTCGGCGTCGGGGACGGCGGGGACGGAGGCGGGCGGCGGGGGGACGGCCGAGCCCGGGGGCGTGGGCTCCAGCCGGAGGGTCGACTCGCCGATCCGCAGCAGCGTGCCGGCGGGGAAGGGGACCGCGCGCTCGCCCACGGGAGCCCCGTCGAGGGTGGTGCCGTTGGTGGAGCCGAGGTCGACGACGGTGACCCGGCCCTCGCCGTCCACCGTGATGGCACAGTGCAGCCGTGAGACGTCGGGGTCGTCCAGCGGGACGTCCGCGTCCGCGGACCGGCCGACCCGGATCCGGCCGCCCTGCAGCAGGTGGACGCCGCCCGCGTCGGGCCCGCCGACGACGTGCAGCCGGGCGGCGGCCGTGGGACGGCCGCCGTCGTGCCCGTCGGCGGGGGAGTGCAGCGACAGGACGGCGCCGTCGAGCAGGGGCGGCACGCCGAGGACGGCGGTGGCCGGGTCCAGGCGCTCGGCGCCCGCGTACAGCGGGGGTGTGGACTTGCCGGCCCGCGCGGGCTGGCCGGAGCCGCCCGAACCGGACGCGAGGGCGCCGGCCACGGCACTCAGGGGAGTGCCCGCGGGCGCGGTGACCAGCACGTCGCAGGAGCGCGCCGCGCGGCCGCCGCGCGGCCCGAGAACGGTCAGCCGGATCTGCATCTCCGTCCACGGTCCCTTCTGCCCGGATCCACCGCGGTGCGGGCCCCCGACCCCACCCCGCCGTGCCCGGGACGTCGACACGTACAAGAACGGACCGGCGGGCTCCCCTTGCTCGGCTGACCCAGCCGGCTCGGCGATGCGCGTTCCGCGACACGCATCCTCCCACCCGCCGCCGACAGCTCGCCGCCGGTGCCCACCTTTGCGATCTTGAATGGTCAGCATTGGGCGGAAAAAGCAACCAAACGACCGTACCCCGCGTCCTAACCCCACACCCGCCCCGTACCGGAACGCAGCCCCGCTCCCACGTGGCGGCACTACAGTGGGCGAAACAGGCCACGGACCAGGCCAAGATCCAGGGAGCGCGAACGTGCGGCCGGTAGGCAGCAAATACGAACTGGTGGAGCCGCTCGGGCGCGGAGCCACGGGCACCGTGTGGCGGTCCCAGGTGCGGGACACCGGCGAGGTCGTCGCGATCAAGGTGCTCAAGGAGGAGCTGGCGGGCGATCCCGACATCGTCATGCGCTTCCTCCGGGAGCGGTCGGTCCTGCTGAGGCTGCGCCACCCGCACATCGTCCGGGTCCGCGACCTGGTCGTTGAGGGTGAGCTGCTCGCCCTGGTGATGGACCTGGTCGAGGGTCCCGACCTCTACCGCTACCTGCGCGAGAACGGCCCGTTCTCGCCGGTCGGCGGCGCCCTGCTGACCGCCGCCGTGGCCGACGCGCTGGCCGCCAGCCACGCCGACGGCGTGGTCCACCGCGACCTCAAGCCCGCCAACGTCCTGCTCGCCACCGTCGCCGGCCCGGACGGCACCCAGCAGATGCACCCGATGCTGACCGACTTCGGCATCGCGCGGCTGGCGGACTCGCCCGGCGTCACCCGCACCCACGAGTTCGTCGGCACGCCCGCCTACATAGCGCCGGAGTCGGCCCAGGGCCGTCCGCAGACCTCCGCGGTGGACATCTACGGCGCCGGCATCCTCCTGTACGAACTGGTCACCGGCCGCCCGCCGTTCCGGGGCGAGAGCGCGCTCGAAGTGCTGCACCAGCACCTGAGCGAGGAGCCGCGCCGTCCCTCCACCGTGCCCGAACCGCTGTGGACGGTGATAGAGCGCTGCCTGCGCAAGGAGCCCGGCGAACGCCCGAGCGCGGAGAACCTGGCGCGCGCCCTGCGCGTCGTCGCGGCGGGCGTGGGCGTGCACTCCTCCCCGGCGCAGTCCGAGGCGGCGCTCGGCGTCGCCGCGCTGCTCGCGCCGGACCCGGCACCGGCCACCGTCCCGGACACCCCGCTCGTCCCGCCGGGCACCGCCGACCCCACCCAGGTGCTGCCGAACCGGTCGCCCGTCGGCGCGTACGACGCGTACGACCCCAATGCCGCCACCAGCGTCCTGCCCGCCTCGGCGGGGGGCGCCGCCGACGCGACCCGGGTGATCCCGGGCGGCTCGGCACCGACCGCGTCCGGCGACGGCACCCGGGTGATGCCGCCGGTGCCGGACGGGCCGCCGGACTCCGGTGTCCCGCAGGGCCCGCATCCGTGGGAGTCGCAGCTCAACCGCGCCCGTGCGCGCGCCGAGCAGACCGAGATCCAGTACCTGGACCCGGAGCAGGACCCGCTGCGCCGCAGGCCGCGCCGGCAGCCCGCCGCCCAGCAGCCGCAGCAGCCGCAGCAGCCTCCCCAGGCGTACCAGCAGCGGCCGCAGCAGCCCCCTCAGTACCGGCAGCCCTCGCAGCCCGCCTACGCCCCGCAGCCGCATCCGCAGCAGTACGGCCAGCAGTCGCAGCCCCAGCCCCAGCAGTACGCGCCGCGGCCGCAGCAGCCCGCGCCGCGCTACGAGCAGCCGCAGCACCAGCGGTACGAGCCGCAGCGCCCGCCCGCGCCCGAGCCGGCACCGCGCCGTGAGCCGCGCCCCCGCAGCGCCAACCCGATGAAGATCCCGGGACTGGGGTGCCTCAAGGGCTGCTTCACGATGATCGTCGTGCTGGTCGTGATCTTCATGCTGGCCTGGTACCTCACCCCCCTGCAGGACTGGCTGAACACGGGCAAGGGCCTGTGGGACACCGTGACCGGCTGGATCAGCGAGGTGTGGAACTGGGTCTCCACCATCGGTGACACCGCCAACAGCGCCCCGGACGTCCCGAACGTCCCCGGCGGCAACCAGTAGCGGCGTGCGGCGGCGCCCCCGGCCGGGGGCGCCGCCAGCCGCGCCCCCAACTGAGCGCGCCGGGGCGGCGGATGACGTGGCGCCACCCGCGTGCGGGGCCCGGTTCCGTCAACGCCGAGCGGTGCGCCGTCACCTCTCCGATCCGCCGATGTTGGTGATTTGTCGACTTCTGGAGGGTGATTTCTCCCGGAGAAGCCGCACTCACCCCTGACAGGTTCCCCCAACCGGCTCGCATCCGCGTAGCTTTGTCGCCAACACGACGGCACGTCGGAGGAGTCGGAGCAGCCTTGGGACGGAAGATCGGCAGCCGGTACACCGCACACCAGGTGCTGGGGCGGGGTTCCGCCGGCACGGTGTGGCTGGGCGAGGGCCCCGAAGGCCCGGTCGCCATCAAGCTGCTGCGCGAGGACCTCGCCTCCGACCAGGACCTCGTCGGCCGCTTCGTCCAGGAGCGCACGGCCCTGCTGGCGCTCCACCACCCGCACATCGTCGGCATCCGCGACCTGGTGGTCGACGGTTCCGACCTCGCGCTCGTCATGGAACTCGTCCGCGGCACGGACCTGCGCTCCCGGCTGGAGCGCGAACGCAGGCTCACCCCCGAGGCGGCCGTCTCCATCACCGCGGACGTCGCGGACGGCCTGGCCGCGGCCCACGCCGCGGGCGTCGTCCACCGCGACGTCAAGCCGGAGAACGTCCTGCTGGACTCCGCCGCCCCGCCCGGACCGGGCGGGGCGCCCCCGGCACTGCTCACCGACTTCGGCATCGCCCGGCTGGTCGACTCCCCGCGCCGCACCCGGGCCACCCGCATCATCGGCACCCCCGACTACCTGGCCCCGGAGATCATCGAAGGTCTGCCGCCGCGTGCCTCCGTCGACATCTACGCCCTCGCCACCGTCCTGTACGAGCTGCTCGCCGGCTTCACCCCGTTCGGCGGCGGTCACCCGGGCGCGGTGCTGCGCCGGCACGTCACCGAGTCCGTCGCGCCGCTGCCCGACCTGCCCGACGAGCTGTGGCAGTTGCTCTCCCAGTGCCTGGCCAAGGCCCCCGCCTCCCGGCTGAGGGCGGCCGAGGTCGGCGCGCGGCTGCGCGAGCTGCTGCCCGCGCTCGCCGGGCTGCCCCCGCTGGAGGTGGACGCGCCCGGCGACCACCACGGCGAGGACGCGTACGACCGGGAGCCCGGTTCCGTCGCCGAGCCGTACGACCCGCCGGCCGGCCAGCCACGTGGTGCCGTGCCCCTGGTCCGTGGCTCCGCACCCGACTCGACGCGTGACACGCACACCAGCATCAAGCTGCCCACCGCCGAGGAGCTGGCCGGCGGCGGGGCCGCCGCGATGCCCGGCCAGCGCGCCCGGCACCGCCACCGGGCCGTCCCCGACGCGCTCCAGCGCCGCCGCGTCAAGATCGGCGCCGCGGCGGCGGCCGCCCTGGTCGTCGGGCTCGGCGGCTGGGCGATCGCGGCCTCCGGCTCCGACGACGACGGCGGCTCCAACAGCCGGGAGGACAAGCCGTCCGGGCAGGCCTCGACCACCCCGACCGCCCCCACCGGCGCCGCCGCCTCCCCGCAGGGCGCGGTCAGCACCCCGGCGGGCACCGCCGAGGACGCGGCGCTGCGCTGGTCCGGCTACACGGCGCTGCCCGGCTTCCCGGACCGCGACGTCCACCCGGTCGGCGGCCCCCGCGCGATCTCCGTCTCCGGTACGACGTACGTGTTCACCCGGGGCAGCGACAAGAACGTCTGGTACCTGGTCTCCGGCACCTGGCACCGGCTCACCGGGATAAGCGTCGCCGACGACCCCTCGGTCGTCTCCTCGCGCGCCGGGCAGCTGGACGTCTTCGCCCTCGGCACCGACCACAAGGTCTACCGCCGCACCCTCAGCGGCGGCGCGTGGGGCGACTGGTACCAGGTCGACCAGCCCGCCCGTTTCACCACGACCCCCGCCGCCGCGTCCTCCGTGCCCGGCCGGATCGACCTGGTGGGCTGCTCCGGCGGTGACCTCGTCACCTCCTCCTGGGTCGACGGCCGCTGGAACGCCTGGGCGCTGGTCCCCACCGCGGGCCGGGTCACCGCCGCTCCCGGGCTGGTCTCGGCCGCGTCGGGCACCCTGGACGCCTTCGCCGTCCGCAAGGCCGACGGCGCCGTGCTGCGCCTGCCGTACGTGAACGGCGCCTGGCGCCCCTCCGAGATCGTCACGGGCCTGGACGCCACGGGCCGCCCCGAACCCGCCGTCTCCGGCGGCCGGCTCTTCGTCCTCGCCCCCGCCGACGACGGGGCCCTGGCCGCCGCCGTCTCCGACGGCGGCACGTGGACGCCGGTGCCGCTGTCCGCCAGTACCCCCTCCCACCCCGGTCTGACCACGGCGGACGACACCCTGACCCTGTACCTGCGCCGCGCCGACGGCACGCTCGCCCACGCGTCGGCCCCCGTCCCCGTCTGAGCGGCGCGGGACCTCCCGGCCGGTGGGCCGGGCCGCCCCGGCTCACCGGCGCGGCAATGCGCGGCGTGCCGGTACGCTGGGGGACGTGGCAGTCCTGGATGTATCCGAAGAGCTCAAGTCCCTCTCGTCGACCATGGCCTCGATCGAGGCCGTTCTGGACCTCGACAAGCTGAGGGCCGACATCGCCGTGCTCGAGGAGCAGGCGGCGGCGCCGTCGCTGTGGGACGACCCCGACGCGGCGCAGAAGATCACCAGCAAGCTGTCGCACCTGCAGGCCGAGGTCCGCAAGGCCGAGGCGTTGCGCGGCCGCATCGACGACCTCGGGGTGCTCTTCGAGCTCGCCGAGGCCGAGGACGACGCGGACACCCGCGCCGAGGCCGAGACCGAGCTGGAGTCGGTGCGCAAGGCGCTGGACGAGATGGAGGTCCGCACCCTCCTGTCCGGCGAGTACGACGCCCGTGAGGCGCTGGTCAACATCCGCGCCGAGGCCGGCGGTGTCGACGCCGCCGACTTCGCCGAGCAGCTGCAGCGGATGTACCTGCGCTGGTCCGAGCGGCACGGCTACCCAACCGAGATCTACGAGACCTCGTTCGCGGAAGAGGCCGGCATCAAGTCCACCACCTTCGTGGTGAAGGCGCCCTACGCCTACGGCACCCTCTCCGTCGAGCAGGGCACCCACCGCCTGGTGCGCATCTCGCCCTTCGACAACCAGGGCCGCCGCCAGACGTCCTTCGCGGGCGTCGAGGTGCTGCCCGTCGTCGAGCAGAGCGACCACGTCGAGATCGACGAGACCGAGCTGCGGATCGACGTCTACCGCGCCTCCGGCCCCGGCGGCCAGGGCGTCAACACCACCGACTCCGCGGTCCGGATCACCCACATCCCGACCGGCATCGTGGTCTCCTGCCAGAACGAGCGCTCGCAGATCCAGAACAAGGCCAGCGCGATGAACGTGCTGCAGGCCAAGCTGCTGGAGCGGCGCCGCCAGGAGGAGCAGGCCAAGATGGACGCCCTCAAGGGCGACGGCGGCAACTCCTGGGGCAACCAGATGCGTTCCTACGTCCTCCACCCGTACCAGATGGTCAAGGACCTGCGGACGGAGTACGAGGTCGGCAACCCCCAGGGCGTCCTCGACGGCGACATCGACGGCTTCCTCGAGGCGGGCATCCGCTGGCGCAAGCAGCAGGAGCAGGGCGCCGGCGTCTGACGCGTCGTCAACGTCCCGGACTTCCACGACTGCCGCCCGACGGGCGGCAGTCGTCGCGTTCCGGGGCAGCCGAGCCCGCACGGGGGTGGCGCGGCTCCGGCCACGGAGGCGTGCGCGGACGGTCCGGCCCGGGCGCCGACGGTGCCGACCGCACCGTCGTCGGCGGCAGCGGATTGGTCACCCAGGGTCACGGCAACGCGAGCCGGCCGGGGTGCCGCCACGACGCTCGCGGGCGGGTGCCGGCTTCCGCCCGACGCCCCGCCTGACCGGCTGCGGCCACGACTGCGCGCTGCGAGGCCCACACCCGGACCCGGGAGCCCCCGTGCGTCCACGGGAGGCCCGGGAACGCCGCAGGGGCCCGCAGCGTCGAATGCGCCGCGGGCCCCCGTGCTTGCTGTCTGTGTGCGCCGCGCTACACGGCGGCCTCGTGCACCACCCACGCCACCGCGAGCAGGGCGACCAACAGGGCGATCAGTGCCGCCGGGGAGATGGCCGCGAAGGGGTTCTCCTGCTGCATGCGGGCGCGGTGGGCGCGGCAGACCGCACAGCGGCCCTCGCTGACGGGGCCGGCGCAGTTGGCGCACACCAGTCGGTCGACTGTCATGCGGTGGCCTCCTCCCAGGCGGCCTGGCGGCCGCTCCATGAACAACGCGCGACAGGGGCGGTACGTTCCCGAGCCCCCGACCACTGTGCCAGTTTCCGGGACGCTCGGCGCGCCCCGCGTGATTCCTGCGACTCCGAAGAGTGACGCATGTGGCCAATGCCTGCTTTGTCCCCCCGTGGTCGATGGATAAACCCGTCATCCCGGACCGCGGACTGCGCGGGCCGCGGCCATTCGCGTAAGGTCGCCTCCGATCCCCTGTATCCGGAGTGCGACCGTGATCCGATTCGACAACGTCACCAAGACCTACCCCCGGCAGAACCGTCCTGCACTTCGGGACGTGTCGCTGGAAATCGAGAAGGGTGAATTCGTCTTCCTGGTGGGCTCCTCCGGCTCCGGGAAGTCGACCTTCCTGCGGCTGATCCTGCGCGAGGAGCGGACGGACACCGGCATGGTGCACGTCCTCGGCAAGGACCTCGCGCGGCTGTCCAACTGGAAGGTGCCGCAGATGCGGCGCCAGTTGGGCACCGTCTTCCAGGACTTCCGCCTGCTGCCCAACAAGACGGTCGCGGAGAACGTGGCGTTCGCCCTCGAGGTGATCGGCAAGCCGCGCGGCACCATCCGCAAGACGGTCCCCGAGGTGCTCGACCTCGTCGGCCTCGGCGGCAAGGAGGACCGCATGCCGGGCGAGCTGTCCGGTGGTGAGCAGCAGCGCGTGGCGATCGCCCGGGCGTTCGTCAACCGCCCGATGCTGCTGATCGCGGACGAGCCCACGGGAAACCTCGACCCGCAGACCTCCGTGGGCATCATGCGGCTGCTGGACCGCATCAACCGGACCGGCACCACCGTGGTGATGGCCACCCACGACCAGAACATCGTCGACCAGATGCGCAAGCGCGTCATCGAGCTCGAGAAGGGGCGACTGGTCCGCGACCAGTCCCGCGGCGTCTACGGCTACCAGCACTGAGCCTGGGCCCCGCCCTGCACACCGCAGCCTTCTGAAAGGACAACATGCGCGCCCAGTTCGTGCTCTCGGAGATCGGCGTCGGTCTCCGGCGCAACCTCACCATGACCTTCGCGGTCATCGTCTCCGTGGCCCTCTCGCTCGCGCTCGCCGGCGGCTCGTGGCTCGCCCGCGAGCAGGTCGACTCGATGAAGGGCTACTGGTACGACAAGGTCCAGGTGTCGATCTTCCTCTGCAACAAGAACGACGCCAAGACCGACCCCAACTGCACCAAGGGCGCCGTCACCGAGGAGCAGAAGCAGGACATCGAGAAGCAGCTCAAGGCGCTGCCGCTCGTGGACAAGTACTTCCACGAGAGCGCGGAGGACGCCTACAAGCACTACAAGGAGCAGTTCTCCGACTCGCCGCTGGCCGACTCGCTCACCCCGGACCAGATGCAGGAGTCGTTCCGGGTCAAGCTCAAGGACCCGACGAAGTTCCAGGTGGTGGCGAGCGCCTTCCAGGGCCGTCCCGGCGTCCAGGAGGTGCAAGACCAGAAGGCCCTGCTGGACAACCTGTTCGGGCTGCTCAACGGCATGACGCTGGCCGCGCTGGTGGTGCTGGCGTTCATGCTCGCGGTGGCGATGATGCTGATCGTCAACACGGTGCGCGTGTCGGCCTTCAGCCGCCGCCGGGAGACGGGGATCATGCGGCTGGTCGGCGCGTCCAGCTTCTACATCCAGATGCCGTTCATCATGGAGGCCGCGTTCGCCGGTCTGGTCGGCGGTGGCCTGGCCTGTCTGATGCTCCTCGTGGGCCGCTACTTCCTGATCGACCACGGCCTTTCGCTGCAGACCAAGGTGCCGCTGATCAACTTCCTCGGCTGGGGCGAGGTGGCACAGGTGCTGCCGCTGGTGCTGGTGGTGGGCATGCTGATGCCCGCGCTGGCGGCCCTGATCGCGCTGCGCAAATACCTCAAGGTCTGATCCGCGCCAAGGGCGCTGTACGGCCAACTTTCCGTACAGCGCCCGCTTCTCGCCTAGACTGCCCGACGTGCTGAGCCACCGTCCGTCCGGGAGACCGCGCCGCCTGCGCCGTGCCGCGGCGCTGACGCTGGTCTTCGGCGCGGTCCTGGCGACGGGTGCCGCGGCGGGTTCCTTCGGGGACCTGGGCGGGGAGCGGCGGACGCCGCCGCACTCCCGCATCCCGGCCGGCACCGTCGCCGACACCGACGAGATCGCCGAGGCGATCGCGGAGGGCAAGGTCGGCCCGCAGGCGGCGGAGGCCCTGGTCAGCCGTAGCGGCGACCGCTGGTCCTCCTTCTACACGGCCCAGGAGTACGAGGGTTTCCAGCAGTCCCTGGACGGCCGGTACGTGGGGGTCGGCCTGTGGGTGCGACGCACCGAGGACGGCCGCATCGGCATCGACCGCGTCCAGTCCGGCAGCCCCGCCGCCCGGGCCGGTGTGCACGCCGGGGACCGGCTGATGAGCATCGACGGCACGGAGGTCACCGGCCGTCCCGTCACCGAGGTCGTCGCCCGGCTGCGCGGTTCCGACGCGGCCGGCACCGCCGTGGCCCTGGGCCTGCGGCGCGGCGCGCGCTCCTGGGCGGTCTCCCCGCGGCGCGCCCTGCTGCCGACGGAGTCCGTACGGGTGCGGCACGTCCCCGGCGGCGTCAGCGTCGTCAAGGTGGACGCCTTCACCAAGGGTGTCGCCGGGCAGGTCCGCGGCGCCCTGGCCGGCCGGCCGGGGCACAAGGGCATAGTCCTGGACCTGCGCGGCAACTCCGGAGGCCTGGTCACCGAGGCCGTCGGTGTGGCCTCCGCGTTCCTGGACGGCGGCCTGGTCGCCACGTACGACGTCCACGGCAGGCAGCAGGCGCTCTACGCGGCCGACGCCGGCGACACCGACACCCCGCTCGTCGTGCTCGTGGACGGCGGCACGATGAGTGCGGCCGAACTGCTCGCCGGCGCCCTGCAGGACCGCGGCCGTGCCGTCGTCGTGGGCTCCCGCACCTTCGGCAAGGGATCGGTGCAGATGCCCAGCCGGCTGTCGGACGGCTCGGTCGCCGAGCTCACCGTCGGCCACTACCGGCTGCCCGCGGGTCGCCGGGTGGACGGACGCGGGGTCGAGCCCGACCTGAAGGTCACCGGTGGCGCGGACGCCGAGTCCGAGGCCCTCCAGGTGCTGGACGGTCTGGGCACGCCGGCCCGCTGACCGGCGCGCAAACCGGTACCCCCGGCCCCGCCGAGGTGCGAGAATGGCCGCGCTATGGCAAAGGAAACGGGTCGCAAGCTGATCGCGCAGAACAAGAAGGCGCGGCACGACTACCACATCCTCGACACCTACGAGGCGGGCCTGGTGCTCACCGGCACCGAGGTGAAGTCGCTGCGCCAGGGACGCGCTTCCCTGGTCGACGGCTTCGGCCAGCTCGACGGGGGCGAGGCGTGGCTGCACAACGTGCACATCCCCGAGTACACCCAGGGGACGTGGACGAACCACTCGGCGCGGCGCAAGCGCAAGATGCTGCTTCACCGGGAGGAGATCGAGAAGCTCTTCCAGAAGTCCCAGGAGACCGGTCACACGATCGTGCCGCTGTCCCTGTACTTCAAGGACGGCCGGGCGAAGGTCGAGATCGCGCTGGCCAAGGGCAAGAAGGAGTACGACAAGCGGCAGACCCTGCGCGAGAAGCAGGACCGCCGCGAGTCCGACCGGGCCATCTCGGCGGCGCGCCGCCGGCAGCGGGGCGACTGACCCCCGGGAAATGCGCTGGCCTCCATGTACGTCGGTCACGTACGATGGTGTCAGCACCACCGGGCCGTGACGGCCCGGTGAGCAGTTTGAAAAATCAACATGGGGATGATCGGTTTCGACTGGGGATGTCGAAGCAGGGGAAGCGAGCCGAGAAAGCGGCAATGATCTCGTAAACCATATGCCGAAAACAATAATCGCCACTTCTAAGCGCGATTCCTCCGCCTTCGCTCTCGCTGCCTAATTAGCAGCTAGCGAAGACTCCGCGGAGTGTCAGCCCGGGGCTGTTCCCGACCCGGATCCTGGCATCAGCTAGGGGACTAAACCACTGAGTCCGGCCACGGGGCTCGGTGGGAAACCAAACAGTGGCTGGGCCCGTCGGCGGCTTGTCCGCGTGACTGCCGGGGCCGAGAAAAGCACAGCGGACTGCGCTCGGAGAAGCCCTGATTCTGCACCACAGGACGCGGGTTCGATTCCCGCCATCTCCACTGACCCAACGGAAGGCGATGCCTGCCGCGCACTGCGCGGCAGGCATCGCCTTCCGTCGTTTCCGAGGTCCGTCGCCTCGCCGCACGGCGTCCCGCCCGGCTGTGGCCGGCGTCCCGGCCGGCGGCTGACGGCCGGTACGTCAGGCCCGGCGCCGGGCCGTCCGCAGGGAGGCCGCCGCGACCAGCGCCGCGGTGGCCGCGGCGACCGCCGGTATCGCGTACGCGGGCACCGCACCCCGGTGCTCCACGACGGACCCCGCGGCGAAGGAGCCTGCGGCGATGCCGCCCAGGAGGGCCGTGACGGCCAGCGTCATCCCCTCGTTGAGGCGGCCCGGCGGGACCCGGCGCTGGATCAGGGCCATGCCGTTGATCATCGTGGGCGCGGTGGCCATGCCCGCCAGCAGCAGCGCGGGGGCCAGCAGCCACAGGCCGCCGAGGGCCGCCGCGGGCAGCGGGCCGAGCATGAGGACGGCCATCAGGGCGACGCTCGCGGCGAAGCGGCCCCCCGCGCCGCCACGGGGCCGGCGCAGCCCGTACAGCAGGCCCGCCGCGCACGAACCCGCCGCCTGGAGGGCGAGCACCGCCCCGGCGGCGCCGCGGTGCCCGTGGGCGTCGGCGAAGGCGATCGTGGTGACCTCCAGGGCACCGAAGACTGCCCCCGTCGCCAGGAACGTCAGCAGTACGGCCGGTACCGCGGCCCGCCCGGCCCCCGCCCCCGGTCCGGCGGTGGCCCGCGGCACCGGCGGCGGTTCGGTGCCGCGCTGCGCGGCGAAGACCAGGATGCCGCCGAAGAGCAGCAGCGCCCCCGTCAGCGTGCCGGCCTCGGGGAACAGCGAGGTGCACAGGAAGGCCGCGAGGACCGGGCCGAGCATGAAGCAGACCTCGTCCGCCGCCTGCTCGAAGGAGTTGGCGACGTGCCGGCCCCGCTCGTCGTCCCGGTACAGGTGCGCCCAGCGAGCCCGCGCCATGCCGCCGGTGTTCGGCGTCGTCGCGGTGGCGGCGTACGCGGCGAACAGGGTCCAGGCCGGGGCGTGCAGCCGTACGCACACCACCAGCGCGAGCGAGCCCAGCGCGGCGAGCCCCGCGGCCGGCACGGCCACCCGGGCCTGGCCGTGCCGGTCGGTCAGGCGCGCGGTCCAGGGGGCCACCACGGCCGTCGCGGCGAGCCCGGTGGCGGTGACCGCCCCGGCCAGCGCGTACGAGCCGTAGCCGGCCGCGATCATGACGACCGCGCTGACGCCGAACATCCCCATCGGGAGCCGGGCCAGGAGGTTCCCGGTGGTGAAGGCCCGGGTGCCGGGCAGGGCGAAGAGCCGCCGGTAGGGGGCGGCGAAGGCGAGCGCGGTCATGCGACCACCCTCCCGGGGCGCCCCCGGTGCGGTCCAACACCTGATCAGCGCCCATTGACGCGTTCCCGTTGTCAATCGCGGACGTGTTCAATGGGCGGATGCCGCACGCCATCGACCCGCGCCTGCTGAGGGCCTTCGCCGCCGTCGCGGAGGAACTGCACTTCACCCAGGCCGCCGCCCGCCTCCACGTCGCGCAGCAGGCGCTGAGCCGGGACGTCCGGCGCCTGGAGCGGGAACTGCGGGCCGAACTGTTCGTGCGGACGACCCGCTCGGTGCGGCTGACCGCCGAGGGGGAGCGGCTGCTGCCGTACGCCCGGCGCGTGCTCGCCGCCCACGACGAACTGGCCGCCGCCTTCGCGCCCACCGGCCGTCCGCTGCTCGTCGACATCGGCGCGCCGGTGGGCACCGGCCACCGGGTGCTGGCCGCCGCCCGCGCCGCCGCGCCCGAACTCGAGCTCACCGCGCGCTTCCACAGCGGGCTCACCGGCGCCGCCGCCGGGATCCTCGCCGGCCGCCTGGACGTCTCCTTCG includes:
- a CDS encoding protein kinase codes for the protein MRPVGSKYELVEPLGRGATGTVWRSQVRDTGEVVAIKVLKEELAGDPDIVMRFLRERSVLLRLRHPHIVRVRDLVVEGELLALVMDLVEGPDLYRYLRENGPFSPVGGALLTAAVADALAASHADGVVHRDLKPANVLLATVAGPDGTQQMHPMLTDFGIARLADSPGVTRTHEFVGTPAYIAPESAQGRPQTSAVDIYGAGILLYELVTGRPPFRGESALEVLHQHLSEEPRRPSTVPEPLWTVIERCLRKEPGERPSAENLARALRVVAAGVGVHSSPAQSEAALGVAALLAPDPAPATVPDTPLVPPGTADPTQVLPNRSPVGAYDAYDPNAATSVLPASAGGAADATRVIPGGSAPTASGDGTRVMPPVPDGPPDSGVPQGPHPWESQLNRARARAEQTEIQYLDPEQDPLRRRPRRQPAAQQPQQPQQPPQAYQQRPQQPPQYRQPSQPAYAPQPHPQQYGQQSQPQPQQYAPRPQQPAPRYEQPQHQRYEPQRPPAPEPAPRREPRPRSANPMKIPGLGCLKGCFTMIVVLVVIFMLAWYLTPLQDWLNTGKGLWDTVTGWISEVWNWVSTIGDTANSAPDVPNVPGGNQ
- the prfB gene encoding peptide chain release factor 2 — translated: MAVLDVSEELKSLSSTMASIEAVLDLDKLRADIAVLEEQAAAPSLWDDPDAAQKITSKLSHLQAEVRKAEALRGRIDDLGVLFELAEAEDDADTRAEAETELESVRKALDEMEVRTLLSGEYDAREALVNIRAEAGGVDAADFAEQLQRMYLRWSERHGYPTEIYETSFAEEAGIKSTTFVVKAPYAYGTLSVEQGTHRLVRISPFDNQGRRQTSFAGVEVLPVVEQSDHVEIDETELRIDVYRASGPGGQGVNTTDSAVRITHIPTGIVVSCQNERSQIQNKASAMNVLQAKLLERRRQEEQAKMDALKGDGGNSWGNQMRSYVLHPYQMVKDLRTEYEVGNPQGVLDGDIDGFLEAGIRWRKQQEQGAGV
- the ftsE gene encoding cell division ATP-binding protein FtsE; the protein is MIRFDNVTKTYPRQNRPALRDVSLEIEKGEFVFLVGSSGSGKSTFLRLILREERTDTGMVHVLGKDLARLSNWKVPQMRRQLGTVFQDFRLLPNKTVAENVAFALEVIGKPRGTIRKTVPEVLDLVGLGGKEDRMPGELSGGEQQRVAIARAFVNRPMLLIADEPTGNLDPQTSVGIMRLLDRINRTGTTVVMATHDQNIVDQMRKRVIELEKGRLVRDQSRGVYGYQH
- the ftsX gene encoding permease-like cell division protein FtsX yields the protein MRAQFVLSEIGVGLRRNLTMTFAVIVSVALSLALAGGSWLAREQVDSMKGYWYDKVQVSIFLCNKNDAKTDPNCTKGAVTEEQKQDIEKQLKALPLVDKYFHESAEDAYKHYKEQFSDSPLADSLTPDQMQESFRVKLKDPTKFQVVASAFQGRPGVQEVQDQKALLDNLFGLLNGMTLAALVVLAFMLAVAMMLIVNTVRVSAFSRRRETGIMRLVGASSFYIQMPFIMEAAFAGLVGGGLACLMLLVGRYFLIDHGLSLQTKVPLINFLGWGEVAQVLPLVLVVGMLMPALAALIALRKYLKV
- a CDS encoding S41 family peptidase, giving the protein MLSHRPSGRPRRLRRAAALTLVFGAVLATGAAAGSFGDLGGERRTPPHSRIPAGTVADTDEIAEAIAEGKVGPQAAEALVSRSGDRWSSFYTAQEYEGFQQSLDGRYVGVGLWVRRTEDGRIGIDRVQSGSPAARAGVHAGDRLMSIDGTEVTGRPVTEVVARLRGSDAAGTAVALGLRRGARSWAVSPRRALLPTESVRVRHVPGGVSVVKVDAFTKGVAGQVRGALAGRPGHKGIVLDLRGNSGGLVTEAVGVASAFLDGGLVATYDVHGRQQALYAADAGDTDTPLVVLVDGGTMSAAELLAGALQDRGRAVVVGSRTFGKGSVQMPSRLSDGSVAELTVGHYRLPAGRRVDGRGVEPDLKVTGGADAESEALQVLDGLGTPAR
- the smpB gene encoding SsrA-binding protein SmpB; translation: MAKETGRKLIAQNKKARHDYHILDTYEAGLVLTGTEVKSLRQGRASLVDGFGQLDGGEAWLHNVHIPEYTQGTWTNHSARRKRKMLLHREEIEKLFQKSQETGHTIVPLSLYFKDGRAKVEIALAKGKKEYDKRQTLREKQDRRESDRAISAARRRQRGD